A window of the Coffea eugenioides isolate CCC68of unplaced genomic scaffold, Ceug_1.0 ScVebR1_2312;HRSCAF=3317, whole genome shotgun sequence genome harbors these coding sequences:
- the LOC113756429 gene encoding uncharacterized protein LOC113756429 produces the protein MGESSAPVDLKLLKRLDRFDEFIRKSQGLSKQGVLDYDDLCLFPNVQLSVGFKTPKFNKYDAPTRTTLEGTKRKPSEDHKTYAKRWRKVAAKVEPPMTEDEIIRTFIKAHDPPYFEEIFRMTGCSFAAIVNKLEEFDDFVRAGKIVNVSALKSQVEALQGRGSSEKKPPFKKKEGDTTFVWNHNLSPRPRCQHNPTYQQPYPYYYSSPNHVYTTNIHHPRPRPNYTNPPSAPFQISQPNPPQNRLRPPYNPRFPPPNRPVYNHPQPHEPYNRPPSRTFTNLGRPLDQLYDQLKASGKIGTVPPPTYPYGMPAWYNPQAVCAYHSGAPGHATLDCKALKHKVQDMVESGEIVIRKREPQGPNVNQNPLPEHVGVIMDDAEYEEQIKKLAIEAEVFGVTDRPFVIELPFEEDNKPFVLDLTPAENEALKPVVIEFPKQEPVLSLQQVPWNYDEPSIQIGENSTAKKEVSVVTRSGKTVNPFETTTPIQANSSEPPLKPTITEKEAVDFLKRLQRSEYNIVEKLSKSPAQITMLDLLFSSDVHRDALIDVLTRAQIPRDISVDNFSNVVGSVLFKKQIAFSDDELPTEGIGHNKALYITVRCNGKMLPKVLIDNGSALNICPWSTLEKLGLQDIKLRPSGTIVRGFDGAQREPIGEADLVIEMGPAQFQITCQVMNFPSIYNILLGRPWIHKSGAVPSSLHQLLKFVVNDKLITIFAEEDCLVITDSGVKEEGSQSVTMSPHSTSDIVSVSWITTEEQTPSKASVMMAREMIRGGYKFDKGLGRELQGILKPVKIVEKRDTFGLGFRPTAKDFKEMKERKRAEKEGRQRVFDIPPLWYTFPRPTEIITSEGNSTEEIENSLSQLFVGAIFEDNFPSEAEFPDIPEGSISNWTAEFLPVQKEFR, from the exons atgggagagtcATCTGCCCCGGTTGATCTAAAGTTGCTTAAGCGATTGGATCGTTTCGATGAATTCATCCGCAAgagccaaggtttaagcaagcaaggggtgCTGGACTACGATGATTTGTGCCTATTTCCAAACGTACAACTGTCGGTGGGGTTCAAGACcccgaagttcaacaaatatgatg CGCCAACCCGGACTACTCTGGAAGGAACGAAAAGGAAGCcttctgaggaccacaagacctATGCTAAGAGGTGGAGAAAGGTAGCTGCTAaggtcgagccaccaatgaccgAGGATGAAATCATACGTACTTTCATAAAGGcccatgatccgccgtacttcgAAGAGATTTTCCGTATGACCGGATGTTCGTTTGCTGCAATTGTAAATAAACTTGAAGAATTTGACGACTTTGTAAGAGCTGGGAAAATTGTTAATGTATCTGCCCTGAAATCGCAAGTAGAAGCTTTGCAAGGGCGAGGAAGCAGTGAAAAGAAACCACcattcaaaaagaaagaaggagatACAACCTTTGTTTGGAACCACAACCTTTCACCCCGACCCCGATGCCAACACAACCCAACCTACCAACAACCTTACCCTTACTACTATTCAAGCCCAAACCATGTATATACTACCAatatccaccaccctcgacctcgcccaaactATACTAACCCACCTTCAGCCCCTTTCCAAATTTCCCAACCAAATCCACCCCAAAACCGACTTCGTCCaccatataacccaagatttcctcctccaaatagacctgtttacaaTCATCCTCAACCTCAtgaaccttacaaccgacccCCAAGCCGtacttttaccaatttaggtAGGCCTTTAGACCAACTGTACGACCAGTTAAAGGCCTCCGGAAAAATTGGTACAGTACCACCTCCTACCTATCCGTATGGCATGCCCGCTTGGTATAACCCGCAAGCTGTTTGCGCATATCATTCAGGGGCACCTGGGCATGCAACTTTGGATTGTAAGGCGCTAAAGCATAAAGTTCAGGATATGGTTGAGTCTGGAGAAATCGTGATCAGAAAGAGGGAGCCGCAAGGGCCAAACGTAAATCAAAACCCCTTGCCAGAGCACGTTGGGGTTATTATGGACGATGCGGAGTACGAGGAACAAATTAAGAAATTGGCAATAGAAgctgaagtgtttggggtcacGGACCGACCGTTTGTCATAGAGTTGCCATTCGAAGAAGATAACAAGCCTTTTGTCTTAGATCTCACGCCAGCGGAGAATGAAGCTTTGAAACCAGTAGTCATCGAATTCCCGAAGCAGGAGCCCGTATTAAGTCTGCAACAAGTGCCGTGGAATTACGATGAGCCTAGCATACAGATCGGGGAAAATTCAACTGCAAAGAAGGAAGTGTCAGTAGTTACTAGATCGGGGAAGACTGTAAATCCATTTGAGACTACTACTCCAATTCAAGCCAATAGTTCTGAGCCACCCCTCAAACCAACAATTACCGAGAAAGAAGCCGTGGATTTCCTTAAACGACTCCAGAGAAGTGAATACAACATAGTGGAAAAGCTAAGCAAATCACCTGCCCAGATAACCATGTTGGACCTACTTTTCTCCTCGGACGTGCATAGGGATGCATTGATCGATGTATTAACAAGAGCTCAAATTCCGAGAGACATTTCTGTTGATAATTTTTCAAACGTGGTGGGGAGTGTATTATTCAAGAAGCAAATTGCTTTTTCTGATGATGAATTGCCGACGGAGGGCATTGGACATAATAAGGCGTTGTACATAACAGTGAGGTGCAACGGAAAAATGCTGCCTAAGGTGTTAATCGATAATGGATCCGCACTGAATATCTGTCCGTGGAGTACCTTAGAGAAACTAGGGTTGCAAGACAtcaagctgaggccttcagggactATCGTTCGAGGGTTTGATGGAGCTCAAAGGGAGCCGATAGGAGAGGCAGATTTAGTAATCGAGATGGGGCCCGCCCAGTTtcaaataacttgccaagtcaTGAACTTCCCAAGCATTTATAATATTTTACTTGGAAGGCCATGGATTCACAAGTCTGGGGCCGTGCCGTCTTCGTTGCATCAATTACTCAAGTTCGTGGTAAATGACAAGCTAATCACTATCTTTGCTGAAGAGGACTGCCTGGTGATCACCGATTCTGGAGTTAAAGAGGAGGGTAGTCAAAGTGTTACCATGTCCCCTCACAGCACATCCGATATAGTCTCCGTAAGTTGGATAACCACGGAGGAACAAACTCCCTCAAAAGCCAGTGTAATGATGGCTAGAGAAATGATTCGTGGAGGATACAAATTCGACAAGGGTTTGGGGCGTGAACTGCAAGGGATCCTGAAGCCAGTGAAGATAGTAGAAAAGAGAGATACCTTCGGTTTGGGTTTCAGACCAACCGCCAAGGATTTCAAGGAGATGAAAGAGCGTAAAAGAGCAGAAAAGGAGGGCCGGCAAAGGGTTTTCGATATTCCACCACTGTGGTATACTTTTCCCCGGCCAACTGAAATAATCACATCAGAGGGTAATTCAACTGAAGAAATCGAGAATAGTTTGtcccaattgttcgttggggcaatATTTGAAGACAATTTCCCGAGCGAGGCCGAATTTCCTGACATCCCTGAGGGGTCTATTTCTAATTGGACTGCCGAGTTCCTGCCTGttcagaaggagtttcggtaa